ATGAAAAAGTACCTCTTCCCCAACATGGACAAGATCCTGACCTCCCTCAACAAGCTGCCCGTGTTCTCCACGCGGGGGAAGAAGCTGGAGAGGAAGGACCCGGAGGAGATAAGGCGGAGGACGGTGGCCTTCGACGAGATGCTGGAAGAGTACTACCGCCTCCGGGACATCGACGAAAAAGGGAGGCCCAGCCGGCGGCGGCTGGAGGAGCTGGGCCTCAATGACGTGGCCGACGTCCTCCATGGATGAGAGGAGGGCGCGTCAGGGCGGGGATGAGGAGATGCCCCTGGTAAAACTCTACGCCACCCTGCGCAAGGCGGCGGGGGAGAAGGAGTACCCGAGCCAGGCTCGCACCGTGGGCCAGGTGCTCGAGGAGCTGCGGGAACGTTACGGCGACGGGGTGATCCGCTACCTGCGCGGGTGCATCGTGCTGGTCAACGGGCAGAACATAGGGTACCTGAAGGGCAAAAGGACCAAGCTCAAAGCGGAGGACGAGGTCTCCATATTCCCACCTTTGGCGGGGGGTTAGGCCCGGGACCCGATCAGAGGGGGGTGACGGTGAAGCCCCCGCCGCTGGGAGTCCCGCCCACCTGGAGGGCGGCCAGCTCCCTGACGCAGCCGGCGAGCATCTCCTGGGCGGCGCCCACCTCCTGGAGGGCATCGGCTATTCGTTTGGAAACATCTACCAAAGAGGTGTTGGAGGCCAGCGCCGACCACTGGCGCAGGTGTTCGGCCTCCTGCCGCAGACGCTCCGAGCTGTGCTTGAGGGCCACCTTCAGGGTGACCAGGTCGATGCCTTCGCGGCACATTGTGTTCACCTCCCGCCAAGCCAGCGACTTCTATCCCCTCCAGTGTATAACGCACCTTCGCCGCACGTCACACGCAGGCCTCGGGGGCCGCCTTGCCCAGTTCCACCATGGCCCGGCGCAGTATCTCCTTCCCCTTCTCCGTCATGCCGCTCAGGGGGAGCCTCACCCCTCCGACTTCCACGCCCATCCAGTTGAGGGCTTGCTTGATGGCCGTGGGGTTGGGCTCGCAGAAGAGGGCGCGCACCAGCGGGAGCACTCGGTAGTGTATCTCGCGGGCTTCCTCCCACTTCCCCTCCCACACCAGGCGGCACATGCGCCCGAATTCCTTCCCCAGGACGTGGCCCACGGCGGCGATGCATCCCTGCCCGCCCAGGCAGAGGACCAGGAAGGTCACCGCATCTTCGCCGGAGTAGACGGAGAAATCCATGCCCGCCTTGCGGGTCTCCTCGATGATGGAGCTGACCTGCAGGATGTCGCCCGAGGCCTCCTTGATGCCCACGATGTTCTCCAGCTCCGCCAGGCGGAGTACGGTATCCACCTCCACATTACGGCCGGTCCGGAAGGGGATGTTGTAGAGGATGAGGGGGAGGGAAGTGCTTTCAGCGATGGCCTTGAAATGGTGGTAGATGCCCTCCTGGCTGGGGCGGTTGTAATAGGGGCTGACCTGGAGGCTGCCGTCCACGCCGATCTTTTCCGCGGCCACGGTCATCTGGATAGCCTCCTCCGTGCTGTTGCTCCCGGTGCCGGCGATGACCGGTACTCGGCCCGCCGTTTCCTGGTACACGATCTCGATGACCCTCATGTGCTCCTGGTGGCTCAGGGTGGGCGATTCGCCGGTGGTTCCGCAGGGTATGAGGGCATCGGCTTCCTGTTCCTCGATGAGGTAGTTGACCAGCCTGCGCAGCGCCGGCTCGTCCACCCGGCCTCTCTCGTCGAAGGGGGTGACCAGGGGGATAAGACAGCCCTTCACCTTCCAGTCCACCTTGCCGACCTCCTCTCTCGCTTCGCCGATCCTCGGATGGCGGGGGTCCCCGACCGGAAGGCCCTCGCGACATTCGCCGTCGTGAACCGGACACCGTTTCAGTGGGTGCCCTCCCGCCGTTCACCGCCGCGGGGCGGGCCCGGCGAGAAACCCTCCCACAAGCGCACCCGCGAGGGTTGACGGACGAGGAAGACCTCCGCCGGCTCGCCACGTGCCCGGTATGCGCCGGCACGGGGCGCGGTCGTCCCTTGCTCCTCCTGTCCCCGCCGCGGCGGTATAGGTGTAATGATAGCAGAATGGGACCGGCGTAAGATGTTACTGACAAAAAGTCGTATTTGCCATTATATGGAATCTCGCTCTCGGGGACCGGAAATTACCCCCCACCCTATTGACAGCCGGAAAAGCGATGATAATATGAAAGCGTTCCGGCTGAGCTCGGGAAAAAACCGAATCCAAGCGCTTGTATTATTGCGCACCCGGAACGTAGGTAGGAACCCAGGATGCCGAGTAGAAAACGTCGCGGCTTCGCGCCCGACGGTCCCAAAGGTATCTTGGGTTTCTACTATTTTTAAAACCCTGCGCTTCCCGCGGAGCGCAGGCGGATGGAAACGGGAGGTGCTTCATGTCCGACGGGTTGGCGGGCAAGAAGGTGGTGGTCATCGGGACAGGCATAGGCGGCTCGGGGGTTTCCGCCCTGCTGGCCAGGGAGGGGGCCCAGGTGCTGGTCCTGGAGAGGAACTCCTTTCCGGGAGGAAAAGCGGCCAGCTTTGAGCGCGAGGGGTTCACTTACGACACTGGAGTTCATTGGCTCTCGCGGGGCGACAAGGGCCCTCTGGGGGAGATAGCCGACCTGGTGGGGGCGGAGGTAAGCTACCGGTCACTAGAGCCGGCCATGCAGTTCACCGCGGGGGGGCGGACGGCCACCCTTTACCAGGACATGGACGACCAGGAGGTACTGGAGCGACTCTTCGAGGAGATCGGAGTGCTCTCCGAGAACCGACCCGGAGCCCGGGCGCTCTTCGAGGACCTGGCGAGGGAACGCTCCCCGCGTGAGCTCGAGGAACTGGACGAGGTTTCCTTCTCCGATTACTGCGCGCGGTTCGTGGACGACGAGCAGTTGAACCGCTTGCTGGACGGCTTCACCGGCATGTACATGTGCATCTCCCGGAGGGCCGCCTCGGCGGCGGAGTTCATACTGTGCTTTTCCAGCCAGGTGAAGGAGAAGAACCTATGTTATCCCGTGGGAGGGATGCGCGCCGTTCCCGTGGCCTACCTGAAGGCCCTGGAGTCCATGGGCGGGGAGGTGCGATACTCCACCCCCGTGGAACGCATCGTGGTGGAGTCGGGTAAGGTGCGGGGCGTGGAGGCTGGAGGGTTCATACCCGCCGACCTGGTTATCAGCAACACCGGAATAAAGGAGACGGTGGCCCTGGCCGGGAGGCACAACTTTCCCGACGACTACCTGGCCCGGGTGGACTCCCTGCGCCTTTCTTTCGGGGCGGTGAGCGTGAAGTATGCCCTTGATGCCCCGGTGGTGAAGCCCCACCTGTTCTGCTATTTCCCCGACTTCCGGGATCCCGGGCTTGCGGAGAGGCAGGCGGCGGTGTTCGTCCCCGTGCCCTCCGCCGCCGACCCCTCCCTGGCGCCTCCCGGCTGCCAGCTGGTCCTGGCCGGGTCCCTGGCCCCTCCCGGCCTGGAGGACAGGAAGCGGGCGGCGGAGATATGCGAGGAGATCCTGGACCGCATCGAGAACACCATGCGGGACCTCTTCCCGGGCATCGAGGACCATATCGTCTGGAAGATAAGGACGGACACCCGCTACATCGCGGAGATATCCGGGAGATGGACGGGAGAGGTCATCGGGCTGGCCCAGAACCGGCACCAGGTGGGGAAGAACCGTCCCTCCCAGATAACGCCGGTGGAAGGGCTCTACCTGGTGGGGGCGGACGCCGGGGGCCGCGGGGTGGGCACGGAGATGGCCGCGGACAGCGCCCTAAACCTGTGGAGGTTGCTGCTCCATTCCTGAAGACTGCCCCCGTAAGCGGCGGCATGGCGGAAGGGGGTCAGCCGGCCTTGGCCAGGGTGCAGGACCACTCGCCCTCCATCACCCCGTATTCCGACCACAGGAAGAGGATCTCCCGCAGGAAGGACTCCGCGTCCGGAGCTCTCCGGTAGGCCTCCTCGAGGCGTTCGCGGATCAGTTCGTAATCCATCTCCTTCACCTCCAGGGGCATGATAGCTGGGAGGGGTGACAAAGCGCGAAGAGGCCGCCGGGAAGATGTCCGGCTCAGGGAGAAAGGCTGAAGCTTCAAAGGGGAGGATGGTAGGAACACGGAGGCAAGCGGCAGCGGGGTGGTGCATTTCATAGCCGGACAATATGCGCCAGGCGGAGGAGTTAGAACGAACGTGGAGGCAAGCGCCGGCGAGGTTGTGCGTCCTCATTCCCGGTAGCGCACCAGGTTGCGACCGGATTCCTTGGCCTCGTAGAGGGCGGCGTCGGCCTTGGCGACGATGTCCGAGCGGTCCTGCACGTCCGGGGAGGGGAAAGAGGTCACGCCCTGACTTACGGTGACCCGCACCGGCTTTCCTCCGGGGGCCGTGAACTCGTGGTTTTCCACCGCCATGCGAATGCGTTCCGCGGTTTGCACCGCGCTATCCAGGTCCGTCTCCGGGAGGAGAATGGCGAACTCCTCGCCGCCGTAGCGGGCCAGGATGTCCATGCTTCGCAGGCACCCCTTGATCAAGGAAGCGGTTTCCTTGAGGATCTCGTCGCCGAAGAGGTGGCCGTAGGTGTCGTTTATCTTCTTGAAAAAATCGATGTCCAGCATGATGAGGGAGAAGACGGTGTTGTAGCGCAGGGACCTCTTGTACTCCTTCTCGAAGAGCTCCTGGAAAAAGCGGTGATTGTAGATACGGGTCAGGCCGTCGGTGATGGCCATGCGCTTGGCCCCCTCGTAGAGGCGGGAGTTGTCCACGATCATCACCAGCTGGTTGCTCACCAGGTTGAGGATGCTGGGGGCGTCGCGCCGGAAGGCGGGCGTGGGGGGGCCGGCAAGCAGCAGCAGGCCGATGGGCACCTGGTGGGCGACGAGGGGGATGTGGATGTAGGACAATTCCGCGGGTTTTTCCGGGGGCAAGGTGACCAGGTTGTCCTCGAGGAGGACCGTCCGCCCCACCGACTGCTCGTCCCCGGGCCGCCAGGCGTACCCGGTGGCGGTCTCCAATGCCTGGGAGACCACGTTCTCCAGGATGTCCGGGGTAACGGGGCGGTTGAGGTAGAGGTAGAGCTCCCTTTCCTCGAAGAGCAGCAGGGCCCCCGCGTGGTAGTTGAAAAGCTTATCCAGTATCTGGAAAATAGAACATACCGTTTCCGTGAAGTCCTGCATGGATTCGGCGAGGGAGGCGATGTCGTTCAGGATGGTGGTCTCGAAGAGCTTGCGGTCCAGGAGATCAGTTATCTTGTTGATAACGTAATCCTCGCTGACCTCCTTGCGCCGGCGGCGGGCGAGGTCCCGGGCTTCCCGGTTCTTTTCCGAGGACGACAGCAGCGCCTCCACCTCGCGGAGGAGATGTTCGGGCTTGAATCCCTTGGTGATGTAGGCGTCGGCGCCGGTCTTCAATCCCCAGAACATGTCGGTCTGGTGTTCCCTGCCGGTGAGCATGATGATGGGCATCCAGGAGGTCATGGGATCCTCCTTCAGGAGACGGCAGACCTGGTAGCCCTTGATCTTGGGCATCTCGATGTCCAGGATCATGAGGTCGGGGAGAAGGGAGAAGGCCTTCATGGCCGCCTCGATTCCGTCCCAGGCCACGTCCACCCGGTAACCGGCCTTCTCCAGTATGGACCCGGTGACCTTGACCACCAGCTTGTTGTCGTCCGCCAGGAGCAGGTGTTTCCCGTCTTCCATAAGGCCCCCTCACCTTTCCGCCCTTGATTTATCGGCGGGCGGAGCGAGGAAATTAAATCGCTCATCAAGGTCACGGCGCTTTGCCCGGCGCCTTGCGCTTTTTCCCGCCCTTCCGGAAATTCGCTGAACGCTCAAAAATGGGGTCGGCGTGGATGCCGGCCTCAACCCCTCGATCCTCCGGGAGGAAAGGTCTTCCCGGTCCTCCGCCCCTCCGCAAGGGTGGAGGTGGTGGAGCTTTATGCCGGGGAGAGACAGAAAGCGATAGTAAACGTGGACGTTAGCCTTGCCTACCGTTATTAAACGGGAAACACCTGGTCTCATCCGGCAAGATATCGTTTTTCCACCAGCCTTCGAAATTCAATCTTCTCGGGAGCGCAGGAGAACCTCCACCCGCCCTTCCTTCAGGGCGGTGGCCAACAGGCAGGCCTCCTCGGGGGTGACCTCGAGGAGAAGGCAGCCGGAGGGCAGAGGGGTTGAGCCGGATGAGGATTCCCAGGAGGAGGCGGAGTTTTCCGTAGCGGTCATCCCCAGCACCTTCACGTTCTCCAGGCCCAGGCGGGCGGAATCCCCCTCCACGAAGACGATGTCCACCCGTCCCTCCGGGGGAAGGGAGGAAAGGGGGAAGTTCGTCGCTTCCTGGGGGAGGGGAAAGGCGCGGAAGCCGGGTGTGATAGACTCGCATGCCTCCTCGCCTTCGCTGGAGAGGAGGGCACTTTCGAGGATCGGCTCTCCCTGCCGCACCGGGCGAGCCAGGCGCCTTCCGGATACCCGGGAGAGCTCGGTGTAGGTCCCCGGCAGGAGGTAACGGTCGGGGAAGGGCACCAGCTGGAGGGAGGAGGAGTCGAGGACCTCCCCGCCCCGCAGGTTCCTGGCCGCCACCACCAGTTCCACCAGCCGGCCGGCCTGGGCTACGCGAGCGGTCACCCCGCGCAGGTAGGCGAAGACAATGAGGGCGGATAAGGCGGCGGCTATGGCGGCCGCGACGAGGTAATAGCGCGAGCTCCGCAGCTGAAGCAGTTCCAACTCTCGCCTCCTTTCTTCTCGGTAATTCGAGATCCTCGGTCGGCCGCGGGCCGGGGGAGACACGGGCCGAGTGGACTTCGGGTCGGCCCGCCGTACTACTCCCGCGGGAAACCCTAAACCGTAGACGGCATCGGGCTCCCGGTTCGGCTGCCGTTAAAATGCGGATTCCATCACGGTGTTAAGGTGTCCGGCACCGTCACCGGTGAGGTCCCGTTTACTTCAGGGGGATGAACTGGAATAGATTGGTGGAGGTATCCAGGAACAGGAAGCCGTGCCGGATGGTCTCTCCACCGCAGATGACCTTGACCACCTCCTGGGCCTGCAGGGTGGCCACCAGGGCGGGGGTGGTAGGAGGGTTCCCCTCCACCACCTCCACACCCCGCTCGCCGGCGTCGCCGTAGAGTACCCTCAGGCCGGGGTCCCCAGGGTAGACGGTCATCACCTGCCCGGCGTGGCCGGCGATGGCGCCGTGCACCATTGGCACGCCCAGGCGGGCGCAGCCCTCCTCGAGGGCCAGGCGGGAGGGGACGTTGTCCAGGGCGTCAACCACCACCTCGGCTCCCGAGAAGACCTCGGTCACGTTTTCCGTGGTTACCAGGAGCTGAAGGGCGATGACCTGGAGGGAGGAATTGACCTCCCGCACGCGCTCGCCGGCCCTCTCCGCCTTGGGTCGGCCGAGGTCCGACTCCCGGCACAGGAGCTGCCGGTTGAGGTTGTTCTCCTCGAAGGCGTCCCCATCGACCAGGATGAGGCGGCCCACCCCGTAGCGGGCCAGGAGCTCGGCCACGTATCCCCCCAGCCCCCCGAGTCCGCAAACCCCCACGCAGGAACGCAGGAGGCGGAGCTGCCCCTGCATGCCCAGAGTCCCCATGTTCCGCTGGTAGCGCGCGGGAACCAACCCGGCCTCCAGGCACGCCATCTCCGCCTCGATGGGCGCGAGTCCCGCCCGACGCGCCGCTTCTCGAATGGCCCCGTGAGGCACCACCCGGAAGCCTCCCTCCTCCCGGGAGGCTCCTTTCAGGTACTCGACCAACCCGACGTCCATGGTGGAATTATATAACATGTATAACTTATGCACAAGACCCGGGCGTAACCTCCGCTCCCGGGAATATCGGGCGAGCAGGAAGGACGGTGAGCAAGACTCGGGGCACGATCTCCCCTTCCCAGGGAATACGAAAACCCGGGAGGGCGTTACCACCGGCCGTCCGGGCTCAGCCGATCTTGGTGCCCAGCTGGCGGATGATCTCCTCCGCCTCGCTCACCGTGCGCTCTATGACTTCCTTGACCGTGGGGATGTCGTGGAGAAGGCCGGTCACCTGCCCCACGGGGAGCACGCCGTTGACCGTGTCCCCGTCCTCAGTGGCGATGCGGATGAGCTTGAAGGCGTTGGCCATGTAGGCCAGCTGCTTGGCGTTTTGCCATCCCGAGGCCAGGACCCCGATGAAGAGCTTCCAGTAGGGGAGCTTGAGCATCTGGGCGATGGCCCGGGAGTTGGGGATGGCCTTGAGCATCTGGATGGGGTTGAGGCCCCGCTTGATGGCCTTGCGCGCCCCTTCGGTGTCCAGTACCCGGCACCACAGCCCGTCGAAGCGCTTGGAATAGAGGGTGTCATAGACGTCCTTCTCCAGGGAGAGACGCTTGTAGTTCTCGTGCAGGGGGCTCTCCACGGTGGTCATGAAGCGGGTTCCCATGGCCACCCCTTCTGCCCCAAGCGCCAGCGCGGCGGCCAGACCCCGCCCGTCGCCCACTCCACCGGCGGCGATGACTGGTATGTCCAGGTTGGAGGCCAGGCTGGGCACCAAGCAGAAGGTGGTCACCTGTTCCCCGTGGGCGGCCGCCTCGTTCCCGGTGGCGATGATCGCGTCGCAGCCGTATTCCTGGGCCCGGCGGGCATGGCGGAGGTTGGTCACCGTGGCCAGCACCTTCCCCCCGTACTCGTGGGCGGCCTGCACTATCCAGTCTCCCTTGCCCAGGGAAAAGTTGATGACCGGCACCTTCTCCTCCAGGAGCACCTGGGCGTTCTGGGCCGCGCCGGGGAAGAGCAGGGACACGTTGGCGCCGAAGGGCTTGTCCGTGAGTTCACGGATTTCCCTCACCGCCTTCCTGGTCTCCTCCGTGTCCAGCACCCCGGTGGCCAGAAGGCCCAGGCCTCCGGCGTTGGAGACCGCCGCTACCATGCTGGGCACGCTTATCCAGCTCATGCCGGAAAGAAGTATGGGATGCTCGATGCCCAAAAGCTCGGTGATGCGCGTTTTCATGGGCTGCTCCTTCCTCTACTCCGTAAAGCCTTTCACCCTTCCCTCCCCGCCGCTCCCCTCCCCGTCGGTGACCCGTGCCGGGATGTGGAGCGTACGCGCGGTCTTAAGTGTAATTATTATATTATCCCCCCACCAGGCGGCGCACGTCCGAGCGGATGACGACGCCCTTGAGGCGGCCCTCCTCCACGACCCACAGAAACTCCCTGCCGCTTTTTTCCAGGAGGGCGAGGGCTTCCAGCAAGGGGAGGTCGGGCGTACAGACCTCTCCTGCCCGCACCGGGGCGGCCACCGAGCTCACCGGCGTCTCTCCCCACAGGTCGCGGCGCACCTTCTTGAGGTGGGTCAACCTGACCTCGCCCACCAGCTTCCCCTGTCCCAGTACGGGGACGGTGGTCCCGGGAGCCCTTTCCAGGTATACCCTGTAAACTTCTTCCAGGGTGGCGGAGAGGTCCGCGGCCGGGGTTCCGGGGCGCAGGATTTCTTCCACCCGGCGTCCCTGGAGGGCGGAATGCAGGCGGGTCTGCCGGTAGCTGCCGGCGGCCGCCTGGATAAGGAAGGTCCCGATGAGGATGAACCAGGTTCCGGAGAAGAGGAGGTCATATCCGCCGTGGACCATGTCCAAGAGGAGCATTCCCGCGCCCCCCAGGACCAGGAGGGCGCCCACTCCCTGCCCCAGGCGGCTTGCCGCCCGGGTGCTTCTTTCCAGGTCTCCCCAGTGGTGCCAGAGGAGGGAACGGAGTATCCTGCCCCCGTCCAGGGGGAATCCGGGAACCAAGTTGAAGGTCCCCAGCCCGAAGTTGACCGCCGCCAGGAGGGTGAAGCCAAAGGACATGCTCTCCAGTCCCAGGGCGAAGGCCGCGTAGGCCAGGGCTCCGAAGAGCAGGCACAGGGCGTAGGAGCAGAGCGGCCCGGCCACGGCCATCTTGAACTCCACTCCCGGAGAAGTTACCTCCCTGCCCATCTGGGCCACCCCACCGAAGACGAAGAGGGTGATGCGGTTGATGGGAACTCCGTTGCGGTTGGCCACCAGCGAGTGGGCCAGCTCGTGGAGCAGCACGGAAAGGAAGAAGAAAAAGGTGGTCACCAGAGCCGCCGGAAGGTAGGAGGCGGTGCCGGAAGTCAGGTTGTCGTGAAAGAACTGCATCACCACCCAGAAGAGGAGGAAAAAGACCACGAACCAGCTCCAGTGGAGGAAGATGTCGATGCCGCGGAAGGTGGCGATGCGCAGTCCTCTTCTGGGGATCACCTTATCCTTCTTCTCTCAGGGAGATTCCTCCAGCTCGAGGGGGCTGATGGTGGCCTCGTCCAGCACGGAGGCACAGTCGCAGGTGCGTTCCGCGGCTAGGGCGGGAACCAGCTTCTCCAGGAGAAGGAGCAGCTTTTCGTTGTTCTCGCGGAACACGCGCCCCACCTCCTCCGCGGTCACCGTCTTGACACCCTCCTCGTCGGCCACCCACACGTCCCAGTCGGTGACCAGGGAGATGTTGAGATAGCACATGCCCAGCTCCCGTACCAGGACCACCTCGGGATACTGGGTCATGTTGATGACGTCCCATCCCTGGGCGTGGTACCAGCGGCTCTCCGCCCGGGTGCTGAAGCGCGGCCCGTTGATGATCACCGCCGTCCCCCCGTTCCGGCAGGGGATTCCCAGCTCCCCGGCCAGGCGGGCGCAGACCTCGCGCATCTCCGGGCAGTAGGGCTCGGCGCAGCTTATATGCACCGCGGCCGGACCATCGTAGAAGGTGCACTCCTGGCGCCCGGTCCGGTCGACGAACTGGTCGCAGAGGACGAAGGTCCCCGGAGGGATCTCACGCTGCAGGGACCCGCAGGCCCCGGGGGAGATGATGCGTTCCACGCCGAACTCCCGCATCCCGTAGACGTTGGCCCGGTAGTTGATGCGGTGGGGAGGGAACTGGTGATACCTGCCGTGCCGGGGCAAAAAGACCACCGGTATCCCGGCCAGCTCCCCGTGGGTGAAGCGGTCGCTGGGTGGTCCGAAGGGGGTGTGCACGGCGTAGCTCTTCCCTCCCTTGATGAAGGAGTAGAAGCCTGATCCTCCAAATATCCCTATCCTGGCCTCGGGCAGTCCCATGATTCCCCCTTCACGCCTTCCCTCGCTTCCTCCTCAGGTGCCGGGGCTTTCCTCCCCTCCCACGGAGGCCTTTTCCTCCACCTTTTCCGCCTCACCGGCCGCCTTTTCCGCTCCCGCTTTCCCCTTCCCGTTGTCCGAGGCGCGGGAGTCGGTCTTGTAGAAGCCGGAGCCCTTGAAGATTATCCCCACGGGGTGAAAGAGGCGGCGCACCTTCCCGCCGCAGCGGGGACAGTTATCCACGCTCTCGTTCATCCCGTGCACGGTCTCGAACACGTCGCTGCAGTCGAGGCACTTGTACTCGTAGGTCGGCATGTTCGATCACCTCGCTTCCGTTTTTGCAGTTGAAAATATACCGTTTACCCGCCTTCAATTCAACTTTAACCCGGCGCGGAGGACGGTGGATTGAGCTCCCTCATCCCGGAAGCGTGGATCCGGAAATGGAGAATAGAGGGGAAAGGGGTGGAATTTCGCGGTCCTGCAGCCCGCGCCGGGGTCCCCGGTGAACTAAAGGGGAGGAAACGGGGGAAACTGGGTTCATATCCTCCGGAGGCGGATTCCGGAAGCGGAGGAAAAACAGGCGCGGTGGCACAAGTCCCCGGGTTTGCGGTCGGAAGTCCACGGGGATTTCGTGGGCAGGGAGCGAAGGGTACAGGTTCATATCCTCCGGAGGCGGATTCCGGAAGCAGGGAGGTTTCCGGGCGTATCCTGCCCGGGGCAAGAGCCGGGACGGGCAGCGAGGATGCGGCGACGGGCGCGTGGTAAGCTAAGGACGGGTATAAGGGGACGGGCGCGGGGCGCGGCGAGGGAAAACCCGTCCCGGGGAAAAACGGAAAGGAAACGGAGGTAGGGATGAGCATACTGGTGGTGGGCTCCGTGGCCCTGGACTCGGTGCGTACCCCCTTCGGGGAGGTCGAGGAGGTGCTGGGAGGTTCGGCGACCTTCTTCAGCGTGGCGGCCTCCTTCTTCAACCGTGTGAGAATGGTGGCCGTGGTGGGGGAGGACTTCCCCGACGAGCACCTGGAATTTCTTCGTTCCCGGGGAGTGGACCTGCGCGGGCTCCAGGTGGTGCCCGGTAAAACCTTCCGCTGGCGCGGCTACTACGAGTACGACCTGAACGACGCCCACACCCTGGAAACCCAGCTCAACGTCTTCGAGAACTTCCGGCCCGAGATACCAGAGGAATACCGGGACTCGGAGTTCGTTTTCCTGGCCAACATCGATCCAGCGCTCCAGTCCATGGTGCTGGACCAGGTGCACTCTCCCCGGCTGGTTCTCTGCGACACCATGAACTACTGGATAGAGAACAAGCGCGACGAGCTGTTGCGGACCATCGCCCGGGTGGATTACCTCCTGCTCAACGATGCCGAGGCCCGCCAGCTGGCCGGCGAACCCAACCTCATCGCCGCGGGAAGGAAACTTCTGGAAATGGGTCCCAGCCGGGTGATCATCAAGAAGGGAGAGCACGGGGTGATCATGCTCGGGGAGGGGACCTTCTTCTCCCTCCCGGCCTATCCCCTCGAATCGGTCTTCGATCCCACCGGGGCCGGGGATTCCTTCGGGGGCGGTTTCCTGGGTTCCCTTTCCAGGGCGCCGGAGATAAGCGAGGAAGCCATCCGCCACGCCGTGGTGTACGGGAGCGTCACCGCCTCCTTCGCCGTGGAGGACTTCTCCTGCCGGCGCCTGAGTGCGCTGAGCAGGGAGGACATCGAGGCCCGCTACCGTGAGTTTATGGAGATAACCTGCTTTTGAAGGAAATGCGCCCCGACTCCGATCGAAAGCGCGGACGAAACTTCCCCGCATCCTTCTCCGGCGCGGGGAAGGTTTCTGCCTCGGATCCCGGGTTTCAGGCCTCCAGCTTCCTGCTCAGCTTGTCCGCCTTTTTCTGCAGCTTGGCCTCTTCCTTCTCCAGCTTGGCCAGCTTCTTTTGCAACTTCCCCTTCAGCTTCTCCAGCTTGGAGAGCCTTTTTTCCGCCTTGGACAGCTTACGAGCCTTCCCCATGGCCGGATCCTCCTTTCGACATGCCGGAATGTCTTACCATGTACATCCTCAAAGTATAACATCAGGCTCCTTGAGCT
The sequence above is a segment of the Actinomycetota bacterium genome. Coding sequences within it:
- a CDS encoding site-2 protease family protein is translated as MIPRRGLRIATFRGIDIFLHWSWFVVFFLLFWVVMQFFHDNLTSGTASYLPAALVTTFFFFLSVLLHELAHSLVANRNGVPINRITLFVFGGVAQMGREVTSPGVEFKMAVAGPLCSYALCLLFGALAYAAFALGLESMSFGFTLLAAVNFGLGTFNLVPGFPLDGGRILRSLLWHHWGDLERSTRAASRLGQGVGALLVLGGAGMLLLDMVHGGYDLLFSGTWFILIGTFLIQAAAGSYRQTRLHSALQGRRVEEILRPGTPAADLSATLEEVYRVYLERAPGTTVPVLGQGKLVGEVRLTHLKKVRRDLWGETPVSSVAAPVRAGEVCTPDLPLLEALALLEKSGREFLWVVEEGRLKGVVIRSDVRRLVGG
- a CDS encoding S-methyl-5'-thioadenosine phosphorylase produces the protein MGLPEARIGIFGGSGFYSFIKGGKSYAVHTPFGPPSDRFTHGELAGIPVVFLPRHGRYHQFPPHRINYRANVYGMREFGVERIISPGACGSLQREIPPGTFVLCDQFVDRTGRQECTFYDGPAAVHISCAEPYCPEMREVCARLAGELGIPCRNGGTAVIINGPRFSTRAESRWYHAQGWDVINMTQYPEVVLVRELGMCYLNISLVTDWDVWVADEEGVKTVTAEEVGRVFRENNEKLLLLLEKLVPALAAERTCDCASVLDEATISPLELEESP
- a CDS encoding zinc ribbon domain-containing protein produces the protein MPTYEYKCLDCSDVFETVHGMNESVDNCPRCGGKVRRLFHPVGIIFKGSGFYKTDSRASDNGKGKAGAEKAAGEAEKVEEKASVGGEESPGT
- a CDS encoding PfkB family carbohydrate kinase; translation: MSILVVGSVALDSVRTPFGEVEEVLGGSATFFSVAASFFNRVRMVAVVGEDFPDEHLEFLRSRGVDLRGLQVVPGKTFRWRGYYEYDLNDAHTLETQLNVFENFRPEIPEEYRDSEFVFLANIDPALQSMVLDQVHSPRLVLCDTMNYWIENKRDELLRTIARVDYLLLNDAEARQLAGEPNLIAAGRKLLEMGPSRVIIKKGEHGVIMLGEGTFFSLPAYPLESVFDPTGAGDSFGGGFLGSLSRAPEISEEAIRHAVVYGSVTASFAVEDFSCRRLSALSREDIEARYREFMEITCF